In Luteitalea sp. TBR-22, one genomic interval encodes:
- a CDS encoding aldo/keto reductase — protein MELTRAQFLSIVAGAAAGAVASAAAQKGPRMISRTIPSSGVAVPVIGVGTWRGFDVGADSTKRQQLADVLRALFEAGGRVIDSSPMYGTSEEVAGDLLTALRAHDAAFVATKVWTEGRDAGIAQMEASMRKLQHPRLELMQIHNLVDWRTHLGTLRAWKKEGRIAHLGITHYRDDAHEALEAVMAAEVIDSVQLNYSIDNRAAERRLLPLAADRGIAVLVNLPFGGGGLLRKVQGKPLPGWAAEIGCRTWAQVLLKYVVAHPAVTCVIPGTSRPEHMRENAGAGSGPLPDDALRRRMVSALA, from the coding sequence ATGGAGCTCACCCGCGCGCAGTTCCTGTCCATCGTCGCCGGCGCCGCGGCAGGAGCCGTGGCGTCGGCCGCTGCTCAGAAAGGTCCACGCATGATTTCCCGCACCATTCCCTCGAGCGGCGTGGCCGTGCCCGTGATTGGCGTCGGCACCTGGCGCGGCTTCGACGTGGGCGCCGACAGCACGAAGCGGCAGCAACTTGCCGACGTGCTGCGCGCGCTGTTCGAGGCGGGCGGACGGGTGATCGACAGCTCGCCGATGTACGGCACGTCCGAGGAAGTGGCGGGTGACCTGCTCACCGCGCTCCGGGCGCACGACGCAGCGTTTGTGGCCACCAAGGTCTGGACCGAGGGACGCGACGCCGGCATCGCGCAGATGGAGGCCTCGATGCGCAAGTTGCAGCATCCCCGCCTCGAGCTGATGCAGATTCACAACCTGGTGGACTGGCGCACCCACCTGGGCACGCTGCGCGCGTGGAAGAAGGAGGGCCGCATCGCTCACCTCGGCATCACCCACTACCGCGACGATGCCCACGAGGCGCTCGAGGCCGTCATGGCGGCGGAGGTGATCGACAGCGTCCAGCTCAACTACTCGATCGACAACCGGGCGGCCGAACGACGACTGCTTCCGCTCGCGGCCGATCGCGGCATCGCCGTGCTCGTGAACCTGCCGTTCGGGGGCGGCGGGCTGTTGCGCAAGGTCCAGGGGAAACCCTTGCCTGGCTGGGCAGCCGAGATCGGCTGTCGCACCTGGGCGCAGGTACTGCTCAAGTACGTGGTCGCGCACCCCGCGGTCACGTGCGTGATCCCGGGCACCAGCCGGCCCGAGCACATGCGCGAGAACGCCGGGGCCGGCAGCGGTCCCCTGCCCGACGACGCCCTGCGCCGGCGCATGGTGTCGGCCCTCGCCTGA
- a CDS encoding alginate export family protein, which translates to MRLLAPRSRRRATVLVVALIALVPHTVAAQAAAPTTATAPAGFTLSLRDWTRAESWQYFEPNPGGGDPDYAFVANRLQLELRRAWRRAEVQLTAQHVGFVGLPSTASGPGPLGLGALYYDQGGRTTHPQQLWLRYANVRFTQVLPGLDIRVGRMGYTSGAEATSGDARIEAVKRSRLDARILGEFEWSIWQRGYDGVRADWSHGPVTVTGVGVRPTQGGFAKVAGPTIDDIDVYGGTITVRPTSALEHTQVQGFVLRYDDDRHVTQRPDNMGLTAPRVDVGITSTGGTLVGAYPAGPGAVDVLAWGVLQRGDWYGQDHRAGTLALEAGYQWTSAPWTPWVRAGLLRATGDDDPTDNEHGTYFPVLPTVRRFSQTTVFSTMNVHDTFVQVLARPSKKVALRLDVHDLRLAESRDLWYIGSGATLEEGAAFGYSGRRSNGSTALGTSIEGSADVTLTPVWSINGFVGHVDGGRVVTGTFKGDRFWFAYVEQVLRLDDVIKALRR; encoded by the coding sequence ATGCGCCTGCTCGCCCCCCGCTCACGTCGACGCGCGACCGTACTGGTCGTTGCACTCATCGCGCTGGTTCCGCACACGGTTGCGGCCCAGGCCGCCGCGCCGACCACCGCGACAGCACCGGCCGGGTTCACGCTGTCGCTGCGGGACTGGACCCGCGCCGAGTCGTGGCAGTACTTCGAGCCCAACCCCGGTGGCGGCGATCCCGACTACGCGTTCGTCGCCAATCGCCTCCAGCTCGAACTGCGACGGGCGTGGCGCCGCGCCGAGGTCCAGCTGACGGCGCAGCACGTCGGCTTCGTCGGCCTGCCGTCGACGGCGTCAGGCCCTGGCCCGCTCGGCCTCGGCGCCCTCTACTACGACCAGGGTGGACGAACGACCCACCCGCAGCAGCTCTGGCTGCGCTACGCCAACGTCCGGTTCACGCAGGTCCTGCCGGGCCTCGACATTCGTGTCGGCCGCATGGGTTACACGTCGGGGGCCGAAGCGACCAGCGGCGACGCGCGGATCGAGGCCGTCAAGCGCTCGCGCCTCGACGCCCGCATCCTCGGGGAGTTCGAGTGGTCGATCTGGCAGCGCGGCTACGACGGCGTGCGCGCCGACTGGTCGCACGGGCCGGTCACCGTCACCGGGGTCGGGGTTCGCCCCACGCAGGGCGGGTTCGCCAAGGTCGCCGGACCGACCATCGACGACATCGACGTCTACGGCGGCACGATCACGGTCAGGCCGACGTCGGCGCTGGAGCACACGCAGGTGCAGGGCTTCGTGCTCCGATACGACGACGACCGCCACGTGACACAGCGGCCCGACAACATGGGCCTCACGGCGCCACGTGTCGACGTCGGCATCACGAGCACGGGCGGCACGCTGGTCGGGGCCTATCCGGCCGGGCCGGGCGCGGTCGACGTGCTCGCCTGGGGCGTGCTGCAGCGGGGCGACTGGTACGGGCAGGACCATCGCGCCGGCACGCTCGCCCTCGAGGCCGGGTACCAGTGGACCAGCGCGCCGTGGACACCCTGGGTGCGCGCCGGCCTGCTGCGCGCCACCGGCGACGACGACCCCACCGACAACGAGCACGGCACCTACTTCCCGGTGCTGCCCACGGTGCGCCGCTTTTCGCAGACCACCGTGTTCTCGACGATGAACGTCCACGACACGTTCGTGCAGGTGCTGGCCCGCCCGTCGAAGAAGGTGGCCCTCAGGCTCGACGTGCACGATCTGCGGCTGGCCGAATCGCGCGACCTCTGGTACATCGGCAGCGGCGCGACCCTGGAGGAAGGCGCCGCGTTCGGCTATTCGGGTCGCCGCTCGAACGGCAGCACGGCGCTCGGGACGTCGATCGAGGGCTCGGCCGACGTCACGCTGACGCCCGTGTGGTCGATCAACGGCTTCGTCGGCCACGTGGACGGCGGCCGCGTGGTGACGGGCACCTTCAAGGGCGACCGCTTCTGGTTCGCCTACGTCGAGCAGGTGCTGCGGCTCGACGACGTGATCAAGGCACTGCGGCGCTGA
- a CDS encoding amidohydrolase family protein, with translation MPVRPSSRLAGLLLLCAGLALRADTPALLIRHATVVDVAAGRLRPEQAVLVQGDAIVAVGDDATVASSAPTARVIDARRRFVVPGLWDMHVHALWDPVAIDTALPLLLAHGITGIRDMGGSLAVLQDVRERAARGDLLAPRLFAAGVILDGARPVDPSISFAIASADEGRAAVRRLAAAHVDFLKVYTLLPAAAFAAVVDEAAHVGLRVSGHVPGDVTAREAARAGMHSIEHMQAELGTFCPTTASAAECDSLIDEFRRRGTWQTPTLAVRRARAFSNEETYVDDPRLATVPRMLREQWLSTRRDRVARLGAAGYARMRTEYAHEEALARRLHDGGVLMLAGSDAGADFSYWGSGLHDELAALVAAGLTPLQALRLATTAPAAFLGRTSRVGRVGAGAPADLVVLDGNPLEDVRALSRVHAVLASGHWLDRPRLDAMIEGARLAAR, from the coding sequence ATGCCCGTGCGCCCCTCGTCACGCCTGGCGGGTCTCCTGCTGCTCTGCGCAGGTCTCGCGTTGCGTGCCGACACGCCGGCGCTGCTGATCAGGCATGCCACCGTGGTCGACGTCGCGGCAGGTCGGCTGCGGCCCGAACAGGCCGTGCTGGTCCAGGGCGATGCGATCGTCGCGGTGGGCGACGATGCCACGGTCGCGTCGTCGGCGCCGACCGCACGGGTCATCGATGCGCGTCGACGCTTCGTGGTGCCGGGCCTGTGGGACATGCACGTCCATGCCCTGTGGGACCCCGTCGCGATCGACACCGCCTTGCCCCTGCTGCTGGCGCACGGCATCACCGGCATCCGCGACATGGGCGGTTCGCTGGCGGTCCTGCAGGACGTGCGTGAGCGCGCCGCGCGTGGCGACCTGCTGGCCCCCCGCCTGTTCGCCGCCGGCGTGATCCTCGACGGGGCACGGCCCGTCGATCCGTCGATCTCGTTCGCGATCGCCTCGGCCGACGAGGGCCGCGCGGCCGTCCGTCGACTCGCGGCGGCGCACGTCGACTTCCTCAAGGTCTACACGCTCCTGCCTGCCGCCGCGTTCGCGGCGGTCGTGGATGAAGCCGCGCACGTCGGGTTGCGGGTCAGCGGCCACGTGCCCGGCGACGTCACGGCTCGCGAGGCCGCGCGCGCCGGCATGCACAGCATCGAGCACATGCAGGCCGAGCTCGGGACCTTCTGCCCGACCACGGCGTCGGCTGCGGAGTGCGACTCGCTCATCGACGAGTTTCGTCGCCGGGGTACCTGGCAGACGCCGACGCTGGCCGTGCGGCGCGCCCGCGCCTTCAGCAACGAGGAGACATACGTCGACGACCCCCGCCTGGCGACCGTGCCGCGGATGTTGCGGGAGCAGTGGCTCTCGACGCGCCGCGACCGGGTCGCGCGACTGGGCGCCGCAGGCTACGCGAGGATGCGGACGGAGTACGCGCACGAAGAAGCGCTGGCCCGGCGGCTGCACGACGGCGGCGTGCTGATGCTGGCCGGCTCCGACGCCGGGGCCGACTTCAGCTACTGGGGGTCCGGCCTGCACGACGAGTTGGCCGCGCTCGTGGCCGCCGGCCTCACGCCGCTGCAGGCCCTGCGGTTGGCGACGACGGCGCCCGCCGCGTTCCTGGGCAGGACGTCACGCGTGGGCCGCGTCGGCGCCGGCGCGCCCGCCGATCTGGTCGTGCTCGATGGCAACCCGCTCGAGGACGTCCGGGCGCTGTCGCGCGTGCACGCCGTGCTCGCGTCCGGCCACTGGCTCGACAGGCCACGACTCGACGCGATGATCGAGGGCGCTCGGCTCGCCGCGCGCTGA
- the nrfH gene encoding cytochrome c nitrite reductase small subunit encodes MTTNVARSRWAFQWRWALLLSALVGVVVGIGSYTFVYAKGYSYLTNDPAACANCHVMNEQYAGWTRSSHRAVAVCNDCHTPAGHVAKYVTKATNGFWHSFYFTTGWYPDHIRAGRRNKDIAEASCQKCHAPITSAITTGHPGDPAVACVRCHDSVGHLR; translated from the coding sequence ATGACGACCAACGTTGCACGGTCCCGCTGGGCGTTCCAGTGGCGATGGGCGCTCCTGCTCTCGGCGCTCGTCGGCGTGGTCGTGGGGATCGGCAGCTACACGTTCGTGTACGCGAAGGGCTACAGCTACCTCACCAACGATCCCGCGGCCTGCGCCAACTGCCATGTGATGAACGAGCAGTACGCGGGGTGGACGCGCTCGAGCCATCGCGCCGTCGCGGTCTGCAACGACTGCCACACGCCGGCCGGCCACGTGGCCAAGTACGTGACCAAGGCCACCAACGGCTTCTGGCACTCCTTCTACTTCACGACCGGTTGGTATCCCGACCACATCCGTGCAGGACGCCGCAACAAGGACATCGCCGAGGCCTCCTGCCAGAAGTGCCATGCGCCGATCACCTCGGCCATCACGACCGGCCACCCGGGCGACCCGGCAGTCGCCTGCGTGCGCTGCCACGACTCGGTAGGACACCTGCGATGA
- a CDS encoding DUF3079 domain-containing protein — MGAPRIPLHPRNPERVCWGCDRYCPADDMVCGNGTIRCPHPCELFGEDWLEAFAADAGPVADAPPPVDAPHQPRRAAE; from the coding sequence ATGGGAGCGCCCAGGATCCCCCTGCACCCCAGGAACCCTGAGCGGGTCTGCTGGGGCTGCGATCGCTATTGTCCGGCCGACGACATGGTCTGCGGCAACGGCACGATCAGGTGCCCGCACCCGTGCGAACTGTTCGGCGAGGACTGGCTGGAGGCGTTCGCCGCCGACGCCGGGCCGGTCGCCGACGCACCGCCGCCCGTCGATGCTCCACACCAGCCCCGGCGCGCAGCCGAGTAA
- a CDS encoding RNA polymerase sigma factor, which translates to MTDARLDALALPTVATEALVLREDDFRLLYERTARPLWVYLYRLTRDTDAADDLLQETYYRFLRTPGTYDGPAHEKNVLYRIATNLVRDRRRRGLPVTVPHDIAGPDALVAPEDTGGAMAGHDLRRALTQLRQRDQQLLWLAYAEGSTHQEIAQSLGLRPSSVRTLLFRARQRLAALLPGRPGGAR; encoded by the coding sequence ATGACTGACGCGCGCCTCGACGCCCTTGCCCTGCCGACCGTCGCCACCGAGGCCCTGGTGCTGCGCGAGGACGACTTCCGCCTCCTGTACGAGCGGACGGCGCGGCCGCTGTGGGTGTACCTGTACCGGCTGACGCGCGACACGGACGCGGCCGACGACCTCCTGCAGGAGACCTACTACCGCTTCCTGCGCACACCGGGGACGTACGACGGGCCGGCGCACGAGAAGAACGTGCTCTACCGGATTGCGACCAACCTCGTGCGCGACCGCCGTCGGCGTGGACTGCCGGTCACCGTGCCGCACGACATCGCCGGCCCGGATGCGCTCGTCGCGCCGGAAGACACGGGCGGGGCGATGGCCGGGCACGACCTGCGACGCGCGCTCACGCAGTTGCGGCAGCGCGACCAGCAGCTGCTCTGGCTGGCCTACGCGGAGGGCTCGACGCACCAGGAGATCGCGCAGTCGCTGGGGCTGCGCCCGAGCAGCGTGCGGACCCTGCTGTTCCGCGCCCGCCAGCGCCTCGCCGCCTTGTTGCCCGGGCGACCGGGAGGTGCGCGATGA
- a CDS encoding FAD-dependent oxidoreductase: MSPSSGGAPRIVVVGAGAFGGWTALMLRRAGAEVTLIDAWGPGHARASSSGETRVIRGTYGDRAIYTHMAARAMQLWQAHDEASQRRFFHPVGAIWIFSGNESFGEASVGPMRDAGLAVEWLDPDEARARWPHINVEGVSRVLWEPGAGYALARRACEHVVETLVAEGGHYVTAQVRPVEDLDGPLSALALEDGTSVKADGFVFACGPWLGTVLPDVVGGRVRPSRQESFYFGTPAGDARWLPPDMPVWLDYGDRMYYGIPGNANRGFKVADDTYGATFDPTHGDRAHTPEMLAEARTFLRRRFPALADAPLLGSEVCQYELTSDSHFLVDRHPHAGNAWIVGGGSGHGFKMGPAIGEYVTRLVLEQGESAPEFRLGNR, from the coding sequence ATGTCCCCGTCATCAGGGGGGGCTCCCCGCATCGTCGTCGTCGGTGCGGGTGCGTTCGGCGGCTGGACGGCCCTCATGCTCCGTCGCGCCGGCGCCGAGGTGACGCTGATCGACGCCTGGGGCCCGGGCCACGCACGCGCGAGTTCGAGCGGCGAGACCCGCGTGATTCGCGGCACCTACGGCGACCGCGCCATCTACACGCACATGGCCGCGCGCGCCATGCAGCTGTGGCAGGCGCACGACGAAGCGTCGCAGCGCCGGTTCTTCCACCCGGTCGGTGCGATCTGGATCTTCAGCGGCAACGAGTCGTTCGGCGAGGCCTCCGTCGGGCCGATGCGCGACGCCGGGCTGGCCGTCGAGTGGCTCGACCCGGACGAGGCACGTGCGCGTTGGCCGCACATCAACGTCGAGGGCGTGTCACGCGTGCTCTGGGAGCCCGGAGCCGGCTACGCGCTCGCACGCCGGGCGTGCGAACACGTCGTCGAGACCCTCGTGGCCGAGGGCGGCCACTACGTCACCGCGCAGGTGCGGCCCGTGGAGGACCTCGATGGCCCGCTCAGTGCCCTTGCCCTTGAGGACGGCACCTCGGTGAAAGCCGACGGCTTCGTGTTCGCCTGCGGCCCGTGGCTGGGCACCGTGCTGCCCGACGTCGTCGGCGGCCGGGTGCGGCCCTCGCGGCAGGAGTCCTTCTATTTCGGCACGCCGGCCGGCGACGCGCGGTGGCTGCCGCCCGACATGCCGGTGTGGCTCGACTACGGTGACCGGATGTACTACGGCATCCCCGGCAACGCCAACCGAGGCTTCAAGGTCGCCGACGACACGTACGGCGCCACCTTCGACCCGACGCACGGCGATCGCGCGCACACCCCGGAGATGCTCGCCGAGGCGCGGACGTTCCTGCGCCGCCGCTTCCCGGCCCTCGCCGACGCGCCGCTGCTCGGTTCGGAGGTGTGCCAGTACGAGCTCACCTCCGATTCGCACTTCCTTGTCGACCGCCACCCGCACGCCGGCAACGCCTGGATCGTCGGCGGTGGGTCGGGCCACGGGTTCAAGATGGGCCCGGCGATTGGCGAGTACGTGACCCGGCTCGTGCTCGAGCAGGGCGAGAGCGCCCCGGAGTTCAGGCTCGGGAACCGCTAG
- a CDS encoding CHASE domain-containing protein, with protein sequence MTARVQPVPGSVAPAAVGRLVRHRALPVVVVVTSLLACVLGWYHGDRAIERNARERFRHTADDVTELLQERLRDHEAELRGAAAFVRATPELTRERWREYVGALGNGDKVPGVVGIGFVPRVAHAEVATFEARLRSEGMAGFAITPASNLPQHLPVTYFAPESAAYQRALGFDIATDATRAATLSLAAEAGQSVVVEAARLAGDGAADPVFVQFLPVYAPGQSLGSVAQRRASLVGFVYLLFHVSEFAAAAEPANREGLGVVLRGRDGAVLHRAGAARDRQALGAFHESRLLAPAGQSWALELVAGPGWYRPAERAMPVAVALGAAVVNGGLILLLLAQRRVRSEAEALVAQKDDALTRSEGAFLAVTESARVAIVLTDSHGRFTYANAAAEAMFGVPRARLVGSSSMQYVAEADRERFREGLEKFLAGQGRIAAGAPTPITGLRASGEEFPAEVALSWFDSAGARYITGVIVDLSERVRAEVAALEAEARWKVAIESTDDGVWDRDIEAGVLHGSRRLFEMLGYEAADGTMRDDEWYGLIHPDDVAAARADLHDHLSGARAQYVSEYRTRMPDGSYRWVLGRGRVISRSPDGAPLRMVGTCTDITERRQAEETLRFAREQAEQAARSKSDFLAMMSHELRTPMNGVLGMTNLLSSTSLTEEQREYLEMIGRSGHALLRLIDDILDFSKIEAGRVVLEQMSSDVGALAQEVVTLLGVQAQAKGLQLEATIAPGTPTVVVIDPGRLRQVLFNLVGNAIKFTEAGGVTVGVSADSLVDGRVTLRVEVTDTGIGIPEEKQRLLFQKFSQADASTTRRFGGTGLGLAISKGLVESMGGRIGVTSAVGRGSQFWFTVQAAVAAGAVPEAQPFAIDTGAAAASAQPSPQRRVLVAEDNPVNQRVAVRMLEKLGYSVDVAVDGREAVQMARSGSYAAILMDCHMPEVDGFEATRQIRRALPGEARPPILAMTAAATEVDRERCLACGMDDYLRKPVQMPDLRAMLDRWVRPSAPPAR encoded by the coding sequence ATGACCGCTCGTGTCCAGCCCGTGCCCGGCTCCGTCGCCCCCGCCGCGGTGGGACGTCTGGTGCGTCACCGTGCGCTCCCGGTCGTGGTCGTCGTCACGTCGCTGCTGGCCTGCGTGCTCGGCTGGTACCACGGCGACCGAGCCATCGAGCGGAATGCGCGCGAGCGCTTCCGTCACACGGCCGACGACGTGACCGAACTGCTGCAGGAGCGGCTTCGCGACCACGAGGCGGAGCTGCGCGGCGCGGCGGCCTTCGTGCGTGCCACGCCCGAGCTCACGCGCGAGCGCTGGCGCGAGTACGTCGGCGCGCTGGGCAACGGGGACAAGGTCCCCGGCGTGGTCGGCATCGGCTTCGTGCCTCGCGTCGCGCATGCCGAGGTCGCGACGTTCGAGGCCAGGCTGCGCAGCGAGGGCATGGCCGGCTTCGCGATCACGCCGGCGTCGAACCTGCCCCAGCACCTGCCGGTCACCTACTTCGCGCCGGAGTCGGCGGCCTATCAACGGGCACTCGGATTCGACATCGCCACCGACGCGACGCGTGCGGCCACGCTTTCGCTCGCGGCAGAAGCTGGCCAGTCGGTGGTCGTCGAGGCGGCGCGGCTGGCTGGCGATGGCGCCGCGGACCCGGTGTTCGTGCAGTTTCTCCCGGTCTACGCTCCGGGGCAGAGCCTCGGCAGCGTGGCACAACGCCGTGCCTCACTGGTCGGCTTCGTCTACCTGCTGTTCCACGTCTCCGAGTTCGCGGCAGCGGCCGAACCGGCCAACCGCGAGGGCCTCGGGGTCGTCCTCCGTGGGCGCGACGGTGCCGTGCTGCATCGTGCCGGCGCCGCTCGTGACCGACAGGCGCTCGGTGCCTTCCACGAGTCGCGCCTGCTGGCCCCCGCGGGGCAGTCGTGGGCGCTGGAACTGGTTGCTGGTCCCGGATGGTACCGGCCGGCCGAACGAGCCATGCCGGTCGCGGTGGCACTCGGCGCCGCCGTCGTCAACGGCGGCCTCATCCTCCTGCTGCTCGCCCAGCGGCGCGTGCGCTCCGAGGCCGAGGCCCTCGTGGCGCAGAAGGACGACGCGCTGACACGGTCCGAGGGCGCGTTCCTCGCCGTGACCGAGTCGGCGCGTGTCGCCATCGTGCTCACCGACAGCCACGGCCGCTTCACTTACGCCAACGCCGCTGCCGAGGCCATGTTCGGCGTGCCCCGCGCCCGGCTGGTCGGCTCGAGCAGCATGCAGTACGTGGCCGAGGCCGATCGCGAGCGTTTCCGCGAGGGGCTGGAGAAGTTCCTTGCCGGCCAGGGGCGCATCGCCGCGGGCGCCCCCACCCCGATCACCGGCCTGCGCGCCTCGGGTGAGGAGTTCCCGGCCGAGGTCGCGCTCTCGTGGTTCGACAGCGCCGGCGCCCGGTACATCACCGGCGTCATCGTCGACCTCTCCGAGCGCGTGCGCGCCGAGGTCGCGGCGCTCGAGGCCGAGGCGCGCTGGAAGGTCGCGATCGAGAGCACCGACGACGGCGTGTGGGACCGGGACATCGAGGCGGGCGTGCTGCACGGGTCGCGGCGACTCTTCGAGATGCTCGGCTACGAGGCCGCCGACGGGACGATGCGCGACGACGAGTGGTACGGGTTGATCCACCCCGACGACGTCGCGGCGGCGCGAGCGGACCTTCACGATCACCTGTCGGGCGCGCGTGCGCAGTATGTGTCCGAGTACCGCACGCGCATGCCCGACGGCTCGTACCGCTGGGTGCTCGGCCGCGGCCGCGTGATCTCGCGCAGCCCCGACGGGGCGCCGCTGCGGATGGTGGGCACCTGCACCGACATCACCGAGCGACGCCAGGCGGAGGAGACCCTGCGGTTCGCGCGCGAGCAGGCCGAGCAGGCCGCGCGCAGCAAGAGCGACTTCCTGGCGATGATGAGCCACGAGCTGCGCACCCCGATGAACGGCGTGCTCGGCATGACCAACCTGCTGTCGAGCACGTCGCTCACCGAGGAACAGCGCGAGTACCTGGAGATGATCGGCCGGTCGGGCCATGCGCTCCTGCGGCTGATCGACGACATCCTGGACTTCTCGAAGATCGAGGCCGGCCGGGTGGTGCTGGAGCAGATGTCGAGCGACGTCGGCGCCCTGGCCCAGGAGGTCGTGACGCTGCTCGGCGTGCAGGCGCAGGCCAAGGGGCTGCAGCTCGAGGCCACCATCGCCCCGGGCACGCCGACGGTCGTCGTGATCGACCCGGGTCGGCTGCGGCAGGTCCTGTTCAACCTGGTGGGCAACGCCATCAAGTTCACCGAGGCGGGGGGCGTGACCGTGGGCGTCAGCGCCGACAGCCTCGTCGACGGGCGCGTGACCCTGCGCGTCGAGGTCACGGACACGGGGATCGGCATCCCCGAGGAGAAGCAGCGACTGCTCTTCCAGAAGTTCTCCCAGGCCGACGCCTCGACGACTCGCCGGTTCGGCGGGACCGGCCTCGGGCTGGCGATCTCGAAGGGGCTGGTCGAGAGCATGGGCGGGCGCATCGGCGTGACCAGCGCGGTGGGCCGCGGCTCGCAGTTCTGGTTCACGGTCCAGGCGGCCGTCGCGGCCGGCGCCGTGCCCGAGGCCCAACCATTCGCGATCGATACCGGCGCGGCCGCGGCCTCCGCGCAGCCGTCGCCGCAGCGTCGTGTGCTGGTGGCCGAGGACAATCCCGTCAACCAGCGGGTGGCGGTCCGGATGCTGGAGAAGCTCGGGTACTCGGTCGACGTGGCGGTCGACGGCCGCGAGGCGGTGCAGATGGCGCGGTCGGGCAGCTACGCGGCCATCCTGATGGATTGCCACATGCCCGAGGTGGATGGCTTCGAGGCGACGCGGCAGATCCGCCGGGCGCTGCCCGGGGAAGCCCGTCCCCCGATCCTCGCCATGACCGCCGCCGCGACGGAAGTCGACCGCGAGCGCTGCCTGGCCTGCGGCATGGACGACTACCTCCGCAAGCCGGTGCAGATGCCGGACCTGCGCGCCATGCTCGACCGCTGGGTGCGGCCGTCGGCGCCGCCGGCCCGGTGA
- a CDS encoding ammonia-forming cytochrome c nitrite reductase subunit c552, which yields MTTTQDGTKGAGAGRPAWRWLVLTVVLTAAIAVGVTALLVNIFERKQEGRDTFFRVVELTDDTVDPAIWGKNFPFQYDSYKRTVDQQRTRYGGSEAVPHQPTSADPRSVVAQSRLDEDPRLRTMWAGYAFSKDFREERGHAYMLEDQTYTERQHVTKQPGTCIHCHGSVYVPYRKLGGGDLIKGFEMMNRMPFGEARKLVEHPVACIDCHEPKTMQLRVTRPGFLEGIKLVKAKAGIENYDVNTMATRQEMRTYVCGQCHVEYYFKGPEKRLTYPWRDGIKGDEILAYYEKEGFADWTHAETGARTLKAQHPEFEMYNQGIHARSGVACADCHMPYQREGGLKVSDHWVRSPLLNINRACQTCHKWSEAELQARAQTIQERVFGLRNRAMDALMALIADQKASLAKGATDAQLAASRSFQRQAQFLLDFVEAENSVGFHAPEEAERLLAISIDYSRQGQIALLRGGAPAPPAVQAPQGMTTAAPATTGPAGSKVGTPATTGQH from the coding sequence ATGACGACGACGCAAGACGGGACCAAGGGAGCGGGCGCTGGCCGGCCGGCGTGGCGGTGGCTGGTGCTGACGGTGGTGCTGACGGCGGCGATCGCCGTCGGCGTGACGGCGCTGCTGGTCAACATCTTCGAACGCAAGCAGGAGGGGCGCGACACCTTCTTCCGCGTCGTCGAGTTGACCGACGACACCGTCGACCCGGCGATCTGGGGCAAGAACTTCCCGTTCCAGTACGACAGCTACAAGCGCACGGTGGACCAGCAGCGCACGCGCTACGGCGGCAGCGAGGCGGTGCCGCACCAGCCGACCTCGGCCGATCCTCGCTCGGTGGTGGCGCAGTCGCGACTCGACGAGGATCCACGCCTCCGGACGATGTGGGCCGGCTACGCGTTCTCGAAGGACTTCCGCGAGGAGCGCGGGCACGCCTACATGCTCGAGGACCAGACGTACACCGAGCGCCAGCACGTGACCAAGCAGCCAGGCACGTGCATCCACTGCCACGGGTCGGTCTACGTGCCGTACCGGAAGCTTGGCGGCGGCGACCTCATCAAGGGCTTCGAGATGATGAACAGGATGCCCTTCGGCGAGGCTCGCAAGCTCGTCGAGCACCCGGTCGCCTGCATCGACTGCCACGAGCCGAAGACGATGCAGTTGCGCGTCACGCGGCCCGGCTTCCTCGAAGGCATCAAGCTCGTGAAGGCCAAGGCCGGCATCGAGAACTACGACGTCAACACGATGGCGACCCGGCAGGAGATGCGCACGTACGTGTGCGGACAGTGCCACGTCGAGTACTACTTCAAGGGGCCCGAGAAGCGGCTCACGTACCCCTGGCGCGATGGCATCAAGGGCGACGAGATCCTCGCCTACTACGAGAAGGAAGGCTTTGCCGACTGGACGCACGCCGAAACCGGCGCGAGGACGCTCAAGGCGCAGCATCCCGAGTTCGAGATGTACAACCAGGGCATCCACGCGCGCTCCGGTGTCGCCTGCGCGGACTGCCACATGCCCTACCAGCGCGAAGGTGGCCTGAAGGTCAGCGACCACTGGGTCCGCAGCCCGCTGCTCAACATCAACCGCGCCTGCCAGACGTGCCACAAGTGGTCGGAAGCCGAACTGCAGGCGCGTGCGCAGACGATCCAGGAGCGCGTGTTCGGGCTGCGCAACCGGGCGATGGACGCGCTGATGGCGCTCATCGCCGACCAGAAGGCCTCGCTCGCCAAGGGCGCCACCGACGCGCAGCTCGCGGCGTCGCGCTCGTTCCAGCGCCAGGCGCAGTTCCTGCTCGACTTCGTGGAAGCCGAGAACTCCGTCGGCTTCCACGCGCCGGAAGAGGCCGAGCGTCTGCTGGCGATCTCGATCGACTACTCGCGACAGGGGCAGATTGCGTTGCTGCGGGGCGGCGCGCCGGCGCCACCGGCCGTGCAGGCCCCGCAAGGGATGACGACGGCGGCGCCCGCGACGACGGGGCCCGCGGGCAGCAAGGTGGGCACCCCGGCGACGACGGGGCAGCACTGA